The region ATGTCTGTCATAGATTAACCTTAGGTTACCCATCTATTGACTTTACAAATCCAGGTAGTGAGTAGGGGTTAGCCTGTCTGTCCCCAGAATGCACTAGGTTTgaaggacacacactcacatgctcAATCACACACCATGAGTGGCTTAGGTGTAGCACCAAATCACATGTCATTGGTTATCGGACTGCAGGAAGAGGCCCGTTCCGACACAGAGagcacatgcagactccacacacagagccggGGATGAGGATCGAATCCCACACCCCGGGAGACGTGAAGCTGCTGTATTAGGTACTGAGCCGCCACACCTCCCAGCCGAAGTTATAAAGACACACATTAATCCATgcattttctatacccacttgtcatttttttttggggcGGAGATCCTaaacctatcccagaagctatgggtgcaaggcacactctggtcactccagttcaccttatcatgtttttggactgtgggggggggggggggacacaccccacgatgacatggggagatcacgcaaactccacacgccatGGCGGAAACTCAAAcccaagtcccagaggtgtgagactcacctctgcgccactGTGCTCCCCcaacgtaaaataaaataaggaaAATAAACCCAAATCCAAAACCGAAAATGTAATGCTGCCCCGGATCTAACACAGTGGATATTCCTTAGACGTGAGCAGAGGCTTCTGCTGCAGTAATGCAGCAATATCCTTCCTCATGTGAATTAACCACTTCTGCTCTCCTTCTCCACAGTTCCGCAGTTGTCCAACTCTGCTTTGCTACAAACGGCTTCCTTATACCTCTCTTACTGGTTTACTAGCCTCTTTATACAGGTCTTCAGACTCTCTGCTCCATCACAGTGCTGTGATGGAAgaagatccccccccccggcagaagCACTTGTTGTCTCATTGCCCTGTACATAATGCAGGTCATTTTCTGGCACCTCCTAAAGCAGTTTAAGGATTCAGAGCCTTGCTCAAGCTCCCCCCCCCGCGATATGATAACTGTGCCAGCTGTAGGAGTCAAACCAACGACCTTCCGGACATGAGCAAAGATTCCTAGCCTGCAGAGCCCCTTTGTCCTTGTTTAACTTGATTTGCATCGTATCTAGATGTTTTGCAAATTTCATCCTGCATGTTCCCTTGCGCCGGCGCCTCCTCTAACATTGTTGCAGATCTGACGTTTAACAGTTGCAGTCCAAACACACAGCACTCCAGTTACACGCTCACATAATTCACCATTGTGCTTAATAAGGTCACATATTACTTTCTGTCAGCAAGCCAGCTGCACACACCAGCCGCCTTAGGCTCCAGCTcaggttattttttttattaacatgaGGCTTTAATCAAGATGTTTTTGAACACCTCACAGAACAAATCATAAGCCGTCTAACTGTCGGCTGTTCTTGCTGCACTCTGAAACACGATGAACTAGCCAGAAGCTACTCCGCTTTAAAACGCTACTGTTTATTACAGAGCAAGCTCTCCCTTTTGGAGAATTGTACTtaaatcatcattttgctattCGTACTAATATTCCAGTCTCATATAAATGAAGTTAAGATGACCTGCACCCCTTGAGATATAGTAAACTTAGACAAACAAGGAAACAAAGTTAGACAAatgtattaaacaaacaaaaaaaaaacaaggattAGAGGAAACAAGACAGAACTAAATAAGACACACGGCCATTGAATTTGAGGGACAGCTACTCAGCAGCCACAAAGCTTTCTGGGATCACTGAAGGACGTTGACTTCAGCAAAGATCTGCGTGTGACTTCCTGCTGCTGTATCACTGATGACATGCTGGCATGCAGTATCCCAGCACGAGACACTGGCTGCAGCACCACAGAGAGGGAGGCCCTGCAGTACGTCACCAAGGCGTCACAGAAGATCGCTGGGAACCAGCTGTCGGTTCCGGAGGACACCTACAGCACTCAATGCCTCCGGGCAGCAACCAGCATCACCAGTGATCCAACACACTCCTGTTGCCACCTATTCACCCTCCTACCCTCTGGAAAGCCCTACAGGAGAGtttgggactgtgggggaacaccccacgacgacatggggagaacatgcaaactctcagGCTGAGGAACAGCTtctaccccaaagccatcaatCATCTCAACCAGGCAAGAAACAACAAACTCAAATAACATCACTCCACCAcaccccccaggagcattccgtaTGCACACATCACCCAAACTGCCCCCCCTAACAACTGCTAATTCTTAATCGCATGctgatgattaaaaaaaaaaaactacagttTAATGCTGCCAAGTATGTGAATAAGTGAATATACTATTCCACTTTGATTCATCATTCAGTGTGATACTGTACATCCATATTCCATAGTATTATtagttttatttatcttttataaCATGCAGCGTTAGTGGGAAAGCACACAGAGTTTCATTCTATGACAGTGTTGgctatttcaggtccagaagctgcaaatccagaccaggattttgtttctaccaaccagttgagtcctctgtgactgactctttatactcaactggttggtagaaacaaaatcttggtctggatttgtagcttctggaccgGGAATGGCCAACACTGTTCAATGTGTACAATGACAATGAAAATATTCTATTCTATCGTTCTGATTGTCTTTACACCCACCTGTATAAATCTATGACTGGCTTGGCGATGTCTTTATAGTGCCTCAGTCTTGCCACCAGTGCCTCAGGCTTGTCCTCGTCACGCTGGACCAACGGCTCTCCGCTGATGTCATCCATACCCTGAGATCAATCGCAAGTTTGAAAAAAGCTGAAGAATCATCTGAAGCAGTGGCAGATACAGGCAGACAGGCTTGAGCCTGGAGCCGGGTGGGGAGAAGGCACTCACTTGGACTTCAGGGGGGTTGAACTCCATGTTATACACCCTCCCGCTGGCCGGGTGTATCCACCGGTGCCTCAACCGTTCCTTTAGTGTTTCTAACGGAATGTTGAGGCTGATGACCATATCCAGGGAGCATGTGTCATTCAGGGCGGAGGCCTGGGCCAGCGTCCGAGGGAAGCCTGGGAATGTGGATGCAGGTGTGTTTCTCAGGTAAATCTTGCAGATTTACTTTCTCACAATGAATCGGGCCAGTTCCCAACCAAGACACTTAAAGCTGTGGTTCTGCATCGATATTACATTTTAGGGTTGCAAAGTAGCGGAAAATTTCTGGAAACTTTCcattccatgggaagttaaACTGGGGGATTTTGGAAATATTCCACTTTGGAAACTTTCCATGAGAATTAATGGGAATATATGGGATTTAACAGGAAAATTCCCAGAATTTTGCAatcctaataataatatgcTTAGATATAAGACAAGTCTCAGCTTAGCTCTTCGTAACTCTACTAAGTTAGGAACTAGTCATTTTTTGGTGACCAATCACTACACCAAAACTAAAAGCATCTAATTTTAAGAGGCACAAGGTCTTCCTCCTCCATGGTTGAGGGCTAGAATCACACACCAGCCTCTCCTCATCACCTCCTCGTCACCTCCTCATCACCTCCCCATGACCCATCAGACTCCTCCAGTAACTCCATTCCCCCCACAGTTTGATGACTAATGGTGAAGTTAGTTAGTATGGATAAATTGCCCTAAATAACTGCATGAgtcagtgtttgccctgtgatgaactggccaaccatccagggtgtcccctgtcatCCCTACAGGCCAACCATGGCCTTGTATTGGATAAGCTATTACAGAAAATGGCTGTAAAATAATCTTGCTTAATCCTTTGATTGTATGCAACAAAACGAAAACGCAGAAGAATCACCctacagccccccaccccctgcccacCTCAGCTACAAAGTGCAATAAGCAAACAGTAACCTCACAGTCCTCATTTAGTAACTTATAAATCTCCTGACTGGGTTTGAACCCGTGTCCCGCCTAAAACAAACAACGCCTGTAAATTTTCAACAGCCAGCCGCCCCCCAACATTAAGAGCGATCAAGTTTGAGTAAGACTTTactatttaaataaatgttatttactcCATCCATTCCAGACATTTCTAACTGCATCCAAAAATGAACCTTCAAAGACGATTTACAGCACCGTTGTCTGTATCACTGGTGTCAAATTTGAAGGAAAGTCTATTAAGGGATGTTGTTTAAAACTGGGCTGTAGGCAAAATGAAATTTGAAATGTTACATCCTGCACAAAGACGCTTCCAAGAAGCCTTTTGCTTCATGCTAAACACATCAGCCTCATACCATCCAggacccagctgtgtcttgtcaTCTGCTCCAGTCGGGGTAGCAGCAGACATGTCATGACACAGTCTGGGACCAACAGGTCCTTGTCAATGTAGGTTTTTGCCAAAATACCAGCCTCTACAGGGGAGAGAAAAAAAGCAAGACTCCTGAGATGCTGTTAACAAAATTAACTGTTGCAAGCTGAGTACATACTGCCCAAATGCCCTGATACTGAAGCAAATTTTTTGCTAGATTCATAAGCTACGAActcaaacattaaacatttatgaAGATAACAGCTTCAAAACACGCAATGCATGTGAACAACTTAATAACAGGAACTACAAAAAAGGATGTCTttaaattatacattttcttaTTTAACATATTTTTCATATCGTCACAAAGTTTACTAGTCACAATGCCTGATAGTCCGTCTTTATCAAACACCGCTCGCCTGACAATCAATAAGCGGCTTTTATGTTTACTTAATGAGCTGTGTAAGCTTATAATTCCTGTCAAATGTCGCGTAACAACTATAACCACGTACTAACATGCATGACGAAAGTACAGCATGAAAGTTACAGCAGACTTAATAGCAGAGTATTATTAACGTAATCGAACAGTGAGCAATCCATCTAGAATATGTAATCCCGATTATTCAAAGATTTGATCAAATATCAATTacttttttgcaaaaaaaaaagataaaaaaatgtGTCTGAACATGCCAAAACCACAGCAAAGCTCTGCATAAGTAAATATTTAGGCGTTGCAGCCAGAAGGGTTACAGCAGGACAGAGTTAGCCCAGTGTGCACAAAACAAAGTTCTCTTCCATTAGTAGAAATATAAAGTTAATAGTGACTAAATCACTGTGACACTTCGATGACAGATTATGAACGCATAAAATACAGTAAATTAATTATGCATAAAACCTTTTGCAGCAGGCAAACAAATTTGATATTCTTGTCAGTAAAGACAAGTAATTTAAAAACCGGGCGTCTATTACATTAACACCGAATGCATTTGTGTTCAAAGGCCGTCAACTGCCGTTAAGGGAAAAGTTATCCAGTATTATTATTGCAGGTAGATTTGAGCCACTTTCAACTTCATTGAGCTTTATGCATGAACACGTTTCATATATGTGGCGTGGTCGCATGGGAGGTATCGTGATGCCCACCGGTGCTCgcagaaatgttctcccgcaCGAAATCGCCGCTGGACAGATGTTGGAGGCCGAAGCTCTGCGCGATTCTCGCCGAGATGGTTCCCTTTCCCGAGCCCGGAGGACCCAGCACCACAGCCCGGAAAATCCTATTTGCCATTTCCTATTTGGACAACTAAACAGTGATCTGTAAACacaaagacaaataaaaaaaacctccGATGGCTTTTGTTAAGACCAGCAAATGAAATAGTCGCTCTAGTGTTTGTTAACTCCGAAGCTAACTCGTTATTGATAAGCACGCCAATAGTCACGCACTTTGCGTACGTTTCGCCTTCTTACGTACAAACCTTCCTAAAACACAACGCACCAAATACCAGTTTACACGGCAGTAGATTATGACACACGCATTATTTTTagatataatgacaaaataacTAACTTCGTGCTCATCTGAACTAGCACAATAGCCCATCTGCTGCAGagaaaacaaatataacaatgcaTGTAAATATATACTCGGGAGAAATTCAACTGTTTGCTCACCTCAATATCTCTGCTATTTACTAATACTGAAGCCTTTAAGTTAACATGGAAAATGCTCAAACCAAGTTTGCACAGAAATGTTACTCTCCGCCCACTGCGCCTTTAAGAAACGGTATCTTTTTTGCaaatgaatgggggggggagtcCCGATGGCCAAAATACACAAATCCTCATTAAAATGGGCGCAAACGCATCACACATAGCAGCTGACTTCGAATCGGTTTGTCTCGTTTCGCTCATAAGGGCTGTGATAAGAAGTGAGCGATGATAATCTGATTCGAAATCAGTAATGTGCAAGCATTCAGTCGCCAGAATACCAGAAGTTGCAATACGCAAGCATGTGTTTTTTTAAGTACGCCTTCGTGTAGGCTTCTGGTAGTTGTAGTTCTCTAAAATATACGTGTTGATTTTTGTAAGAATAAGTTAATTTTGATTTATGCAAGTGCATAATCCTGCAGGTACACTAAAGGGATGACAATTTAAAACCCATGAAAGTTTGAGGTCATTTTTCATATCATATTTTATACGAGGCATCCGacctaataaataataataaaatcttAATTATATCTAGTCTGCCTCTAGTCAAAAACGTTAAATTAAATTCGAACATATTGAATTACGTTTCAAATATGGTTCTAGATTTGGTTTTCATAGTAAGTCACAGAAGAACGGTCAAATTATAGACTCTGGAACTTTATGTGCGTAAATACACTACAGAACGGTAGTCGGCGCTGGATGGCTAGTAAGGGGGATGTTTTTACGGTTCTCTTGAGATActaacgagaggaggccatttggcccatcaagctcgtttggggagaagttAACTAATAGGTCAGAGTTATTCAAATCTTATCAAGCTCTGATttgaaggaacccagggttttagcttgcgctacactagcagtaagactattccatactctaactacatgctgtgtaaagaaattcatttttaaatgttctcccgttaatttccacctatggccacgagttatagtatttaaattaatatttaagtagctatttggttgaacagcattgAGACctcttagaatcttatatacctggatcatgtccccccttagtctcctttgctcgaggctgaacagattcagctcagctaacctctcctcataagacattcctctaagaccaggaatcattctcgtagccctacgttgcaccttttccagggcagcaatgtccttcttaaggtatggtgaccaaacctgcacacaatcctccttaccaaggaattatataatagtagcatcacttcccttgacttaaactccacacacctagagatgtaacccaacatcctattggcctttttattgcttccccacactggcaagagtgggacatggaagcatcaacatacacaccgagcatcaactttctcataatcagctacctttatttcagtgaaacccataaaatacctgtactttatatttctgccccctgcatggattaccttacatttatctacattaaatttcatctgccaggtatcagcaaATAAGGATCTCACTGTAGCCTCTGTGCCACTAGTTCAATACCTGCTAcatcacccaccttggtgtcgtctgcaaatttaaccagtttactgtttaTATCGGTGTCAaagtcattaatgtaaattaagaataacagtggtcctaaaattgtactctggcccttactatcctacagattagtgatttcagcttttagaactCAAACTGtctgccccccagtccctaattTAAACACTACTCAGCTACTCTACACaaacgcctccccaatacactggttcccctcgggttcagatgcaacccatccggcttaaACAGGTCCCAccagttccagaaggtcctccagtgccccataaacctgaactcctctttcctacacctcCCGTTTAGCCACATGtttaatctccttatctcaATGAACTCGGCCTGGCTCACACCTGGCATTGGAAGTATcccagagaataccaccgtggacgttctgcttctaagatAATCTGCGAGTTCTACCTCCCCTTTCCTGGGGAGCAGGGGCCTCCCCAATCTCACAGCATAAGGCTACAAGGTGGCAGAGACCGTGGACATAATAGCGATCCATCATAGCACACTCGggattcgtttttttttttttttttttttttttaaactctgcTACATTGATCAATTTGTTTGGATGAATCTTTACAGCCAAATATTCAGgcagtttcatttttaaaactcGATACACGGTATAAACATATGACTTTGTTAATTTGTATTAGACAAAGCTTCATATCGTAAACATGTTCGATTTACAGGTTGTCCGAGAATACGGCCCGTCTAACGTCATGTACCGCAGTACTTACATTATTTGCGCACTTACATTTTTTAACCGCACTCAACTCGATAGAGACAGAATATTTGACCGCAGATATGAAAGGTACAAAATATTGAATTATGactatttatataaaaaaaaaattatattgtgTAATTCAAAATTGCTCTATAATTTTAAGAGTATCGATCGAACCAGacgttgttaataataatagtaatattactactactattattattattattattattattattatataaatgcACGGGGAAGTTATGAATGTTAATGGGAAAAATATTAGTTACTAGCCATTTAAACAATCTGACTTTCCATTTATAAAACGGATCACTTTCTGACAGCAATGTCGATACAATATAATAATGTCGATATAATAGCGGTAACTACCATTTGTGAAGTTTGATATTCAACATTCGTTTG is a window of Brienomyrus brachyistius isolate T26 chromosome 15, BBRACH_0.4, whole genome shotgun sequence DNA encoding:
- the ak4 gene encoding adenylate kinase 4, mitochondrial: MANRIFRAVVLGPPGSGKGTISARIAQSFGLQHLSSGDFVRENISASTEAGILAKTYIDKDLLVPDCVMTCLLLPRLEQMTRHSWVLDGFPRTLAQASALNDTCSLDMVISLNIPLETLKERLRHRWIHPASGRVYNMEFNPPEVQGMDDISGEPLVQRDEDKPEALVARLRHYKDIAKPVIDLYRSKGILHSFSGTETNKIWPYINSLITAKIPEVQASSQPGTVMGCGEDRGIESAQYNTERPQV